Proteins co-encoded in one Rhopalosiphum maidis isolate BTI-1 chromosome 2, ASM367621v3, whole genome shotgun sequence genomic window:
- the LOC113551907 gene encoding uncharacterized protein LOC113551907, with the protein MDDVGFRLNPKGDLTKMLDNAEMTIETIRKEALKMAEDLENVNNSVECVRNSKLLDDLSDVDKEDIYQFANRIIDRCETVNISVLTTRSDSQQNCLEEINKMIDRIVNTLREDPDNAKSMCQTYIASCSSSGNELGCKVFETAVLGCTLDDQKCIIKRLQGLLNYIIESKGK; encoded by the exons ATGGACGATGTTGGTTTTCGACTAAACCCCAAAGGTGATCTGACAAAAATGTTGGATAATGCTGAAATGACCATCGAAACCATACGAAAAGAGGCATTGAAAATGGCCGAAGATCTCGAAAACGTTAATAACAGTGTAGAGTGTGTGAGGAATTCCAAACTGCTGGACGACCTGAGTGACG TTGACAAAGAAGACATTTATCAATTTGCTAATCGTATCATAGATAGATGTGAAACAGTTAACATCAGCGTGCTCACCACCAGAAGTGATAGCCAACAAAACTGTTTGGAAGAAATCAACAAAATGATTGACAGAATAGTGAATACATTGAGGGAGGATCCTGATAATGCCAAATCCATGTGTCAGACGTACATAGCTTCATGTAGTTCATCAGGAAATGAACTTGGCTGTAAGGTATTTGAAACAGCCGTCTTAGGATGTACGCTCGACGAtcagaaatgtattattaaacgatTACAAGGGCTGTTGAATTACATTATAGAATCTAAAggcaaataa
- the LOC113551906 gene encoding ras-related protein Rab-23, with translation MREEDLEIALKVVIVGNGAVGKSSMIQRYCRGTFTRDYKKTIGVDFLERQIECNGEDVRLMLWDTAGQEEFDAITKAYYRGAQACVLAFSTTDRDSFEAIHSWKIKVEDECGKIPTVIVQNKVDLIERSQVDPQEVDILARSLGCKLICTSVKDDVNVNNVFRYLATRCLMEIQKEEQEYMSGNGLHQTYTIGSFGAVPYHNRNSSTTIKLRSGKIRQKKKNIFKNSCVIP, from the exons ATGAGGGAAGAAGATTTAGAAATAGCGTTAaag gtggTGATAGTGGGAAATGGCGCAGTCGGAAAATCAAGTATGATTCAGCGTTACTGCAGAGGAACATTTACCCGagactataaaaaaacaattggagTAGACTTTTTGGAAAGACAAATAGA atGCAATGGGGAAGATGTGAGGTTAATGTTATGGGACACAGCAGGTCAAGAAGAATTTGATGCCATTACCAAAGCATATTACAGAGGAGCCCAAGCTTGTGTGTTGGCATTTTCCACTACAGACAGAGATTCGTTTGAAGCAATTCACTCATGGAAAATCaag gtGGAAGATGAATGTGGAAAGATACCAACAGTTATTGTGCAAAATAAGGTTGATTTGATAGAACGCAGCCAAGTTGATCc acaAGAAGTTGACATTCTTGCTCGGTCGTTAGGTTGCAAGCTAATATGCACATCAGTAAAAGACGACGTCAATGTCAACAATGTATTTAGGTATTTGGCTACACGATGTTTGATGGAAATACAGAAAGAAGAACAAGAATATATGTCAGGAAATGGATTACATCAAACATACACAATAG gtTCATTTGGTGCAGTTCCATACCACAATAGAAATTCTTCAACCACAATAAAATTGAGGTCTGGAAAAATAaggcaaaagaaaaaaaatatctttaagaaCTCTTGTGTCATACCATAA